DNA from Polaribacter sp. NJDZ03:
AAAGAGGTAATCAATTCTTTTTTAGCATCTTCTGCCGATAAACCAGAAATTTGCTCTAGCATATCTACATGACGCTTGTGCATTTTTTCTAATTCAGACTCTTTATTTTCTAAAAAGTCTAACTTTTTATTAAACTCACCTTCTTTGTGTTCTAAAGATTTATTTAATCTTTTATTTTTATCTACTTCAGAGGCAACTTGAGATTCTCTATCTCTAATACGTTTCTCTACATCAGAAATCTTTTTTTCTCTAGTAAGAATTACTTTTTCATGCTCAGCCTTTAATTCAATAAACTTTTCTTTTGCTTGTAAAATCTTTTCTTTTTTTACAGAATCGGCATCTATCTTAGCTTCTTTTAAGATTGTTGCGGCCTCTTTTCGAGTGCCACTAAGTATTTTTTTTCCTTTTGCTTTTTCCATCGCTTTAGCGATCAAAAATCCACCTGCAATTCCTATCAAAACTCCCACAATAATGGGAAGTATCATTTCCTCCATAATTTAAATTTAATATATAAAAAAAGCCTACATTAGTGAGGTTTTTTAAACTCCAAATATGGTTACTTATAGGACTAACTAACTGTTCAAGGATCCATTCTAGATGGCTTGCTTTAGTAGTTAAGACTCATCCTTCATAATTGAATCGTGTTGAGTTTAATAAACAATGTACTAACGTAGGCAGTGTGTTGTTAATGTATATTTTAAAGAACTTATTTTAAATGAGCATCAACTAAATTAGTCAACGCTTTTATTTTATCTACTACTTCTCTATCTGTAGAATCCTTTTCTAATGAAGCTATTTCTGCTTTTGAAGCAAATTGTAACGCACACATAGCTAAAACATCTTGTTTATCGCTTACTGCGTAATTTTCTTCATACATAGAAATTAATTTATTAATAGCAGTTGCGGCTTTTCTCATGCCTTCTTCTTCTTTAGTGTTATTTACACTTAAAGGGTAAGTTCTACCTGCTATAACAATATTAATTTTAAGTTTTCCCACAATTTAATGAACTTTATTTATGTAACTGTATGATACACTTATCGATTTCTCGAATTAAAGTATTTATTTTGAGTTTTGTATCTCTTGTATTTGTACTACTGCCGTCTATAGTTTTTGCAATCTTAAGCAAATCATACTCTTTTTTCTGAACTGCTAATAATTGCTCTCTTTCTTTTAATTGATGTTGTAATTTACTTGTATTCTGAAGCAAAATCTCATTTTCATTCTTCAAAAATTCATAATTTGATAATAAGCTTTCTAACTTATCTTCCAGTAAATGAATTGCTTCAATTGTATTACCCATCTATATTTTAAGAATAAAACTATAACTACAAAGTTAACATTCTGTTTTAAACTTTACAACATTTTGTCACTTATTTTCTATAGCAACTATTAAATTCATAAAATACTTCAGTTAACATTATGGAATTCAATTTGTTTAGACCTAAAATATTATGTGTAAGTTCAATTTATAAAATGATATTCTTACTAAAAATCATTATTGTCTGATATAATACTTTATAACCACTTCTCTTTTACATCCAATAACCAAGTATTCACTTTAACTACCTAACAAACAGCTACAGCTTATTATAAAATTAGTCTACTTTATATCTTCAAAAAAGCAAGAGCATCATTTAAAAATTACGTAAAACCTATTATTAATAAAGGGATTGTGAAATGAAATACTTTTAATTAAACATTTTTTTTAATACAAAAACTGCTAAAACCTTTAATTAAGAGCGTCTTATTTCTTAGGCCTTTTAGTACAGCGCTATTAATCATTAAGTTAGCTTCAATAACTTGTTTTATTAAAAAACTAAAGATGAATTCTTTAACCCAAAAATGATTTTCACTATTTTTGTAGAAAATATTTTCATTTTGAGACAAACCCTATTCTTATTCACCTTATTAGCTGCTTTTTTTGGTCATTCACAAGAAAAGTACCCAAAAGACTATTTTAGAAACCCTTTAGGTATCCCTACTATTTTAGCAGGTACTTTTGGTGAATTAAGAAGCAATCACTTTCATTCTGGAGTAGATATAAAAACACAAGGTAGAGAGGGACTAAAAATATATGCAGCAGCAGATGGTTATATTTCTAGAATAAAAGTTGCTCAATTTGGTTTTGGTAAAGCTATTTATATTACCCACCCAAACGGGTTTACAACAGTATATGCACACATAAGTAAATATGCTGATAAAATACAAGAGTATGTAAAAGCGATACAATACAAAAAAGAAAATTATGAAACTGGAAACTTGTTTTTTAAACCCAATCAATTTCCTATAAAAAAAGGAGAAGTTATTGCTTTTTCTGGCGATACAGGTAGTTCTGGTGGACCTCATCTACACTACGAAATAAGAGATACTGCCACAGAACACATCATCAATCCGTTGTTTTTTGGGTTGAATCCTATTGATACAAACCCACCTCTTTTTCAGGATTTAAAAATTTATCCATTAAACAGCAATGCTAGAATTAATAATAAAAATAAAAGCACTGTTATTTCTTTAAATAGTATAGAAAAAGGACAATATAAAGTCGGTAAAATCACTGCTTCTGGCGCCATTGGTTTTGGTGTAAATGTGTTTGATAGACTGGACAAAGCAACCAATAAAAATGGAATATTCAGTTTAGAAATGCTTGTAAACGGAAAACGTTTTTATTATCATGATGTAGAAACATTTTCTTTTCCAGAAAGTAAATTCATCAATCTACTTATAGATTATCCGCATTATATAAAATATAAAAAGAAGTATCAAAAAACCTATAAGGATGATGTAAATAAACTTTCTATTTATAAAGACTTAGTTAATAACGGTAAGTTAGATATTTTAAACGGACTAAATTACAACATAGAAATTATTGCAAAAGACTATAAAGGCAATGCAAGCTATTTAAAAATACCAATTGCCGGTACAGAAAATAATACAATCTTTATGCAACCAGCAGATACTACTGCCTATAAAATAGTTGCTAAAAACTTTTATAAATTTACAGAAGATAATGTAACTGTTGCTTTTCCTAAGAACACATTTTACGAAGACCTATATTTAGATTTTAAAGTTGATAAAGGCGTTGCTAAAATTCATAGACCTACCATTCCTTTAGCTAAAAATTTTACGTTAACTTTTAATGTTTCTAAATATTCTGAAGCAGAAAAAAAACAACTTTACATAGCAAATGTAAAAAACGCTAAATACCCAAGGTTTCAATATACCAGAAAAAAAGACAGTACATTTTATACCACAACAAAAACTTTGGGCAATTATGCTTTAATGTCTGATACTCATAAACCAAAAGTAAACGTATTATACTTTAAAGACAACCAATGGATTTCTAAAAGAAAAACCATAAAAGTTAAAATTTCTGATATCGGTTCTGGAATTAAAAATTACAGAGCAACGCTTAATGATGAATGGATTTTAATGGAATACAATCATAAAAAAAGAATATTAACCTATAACTTTAGTGATAAAAAATTGGTTGGTAGCAAACATATCTTTAAAATTGTAGTCTCAGACAATGTTGGAAATACCAATACCTTTTCTACAACGTTCTTTAAAAAACAAGTAAACTAAAAACTACGTGAAAAAAATATTACTCTTTTTATGCTTTCTACCTTTCTGTGCTTTTGCTCAAAAAATGACAATTCTTAAAGGAACTGTTAATGATAAGGACAAACAACCTATAGAAAAAGTTTCCATAAAGTACAACAACGTTGGTACCACCACAGATAAAAATGGAAACTACTCGATGAGAATTCCATATAAAGAAGAAATTACATTAGTTTTTAGCCATTTAGCTTATAGAACTTTTACTAAAAATTATATTGGAAACAGCAGAAATGGTGTCCGTTACTCCGTTATTCTTTCTTCAAAAACAGAAGAATTAAAAGAAATTGTAATTAAAGACAACGTAAGAAATGCCCAAGGTATACAGAAGATTGATGTTGCTGTTGTTAAAAATGTAATTGGACCTAATGCGGGTGTAGAAAACGTATTAATGACTTTACCTGGTGTTAGTAATAACAACGAATTAAGTACGCAATACAATGTTAGAGGTGGTAATTTTGATGAAAACTTGGTCTATGTAAACGGAATTGAAATTTACAGACCTTTTTTAATTAGATCTGGTCAGCAAGAAGGCTTAAGTTTTATCAACTCGAATATGGTGCAGAATATTAATTTTTCTGCTGGTGGATTTCAAGCAAAATACGGTGATAAATTATCATCTGTTTTAGATATTACCTACAAAAAACCTACAGAAACGGCTACTACAATAGATGCAAGTCTGCTAGGTGCAAGCGTTACTTTTGAGGGAAATTTTCTAAATAAAAAACTAAGCACCATTACAGGTGTTAGATATAGAGACAATAGCTTATTTGTAAATAGTAAACAAATTGAAACTAATTTTAGACCACAATTTACAGACGTACAAACCTATTTATCTTATGAATTTTCAGAAAAATTTACATTAAACTTTCTAGGGAATTTTTCTTTAAACGATTATAATTATCAACCGATATCTAGAAGAACACGTTTTGGTACGGTTGCAGATCCGTTAGAATTAATCGTTTTTTATTCAGGGCAAGAGCAAGATAAATATTTAACGATGTTTGGTGCTTTTTCTGCGGATTATAAGGTGAATGAAGATTTTACATTAACAGCAACCGCATCTAGATACAACACACAAGAAGAAGAACATTTTGATATTGCTGCAGCATATAATTTAGGTGAAGTTGATGCCAATATTGGATCAGAAAATTTTGGTGAAGTAGATTTCTCTCAAGGAATTGGTTCTCAATTAAATCATGCCCGTAACGATTTAGATGCCTTAATTACCAATCTTCAAATAAAAGGAACGATCAAGAAAGATGATATACAATGGAATTTTGGTGCTAAATATCAAAAAGAAGATATTAGAGACCGAATTAGAGAATGGGAAATGATCGATTCGTTAGGTTTTTCTATAAGACCTCCTCATCACACTTCTAACAAACAACCTTACCAACCTTTTGAAGGTGAAATAACGCCATATCAAAACATCAGAAAAGATAATAATGTTGCCATTAATAGACTCTCTGCCTTTGTTCAATTTAACCAACGTTCTTTTTGGAACGAGCATGAAGTTTTTTACAACTTAGGACTTAGAGCTCAAGGTTGGTCTGTTACAGGAAACGGTATCGAATCTAAAAACCAGACCATTATTAGTCCTAGAGGTCAATTTGCTATCAAACCAAATTGGGACAAAGACATGTTGTTTCGAATTTCTGGTGGATGGTATTCTCAACCACCTTCTTACAGAGAGTTAAGAGATTTTAATGGTGATATTAATGTAGATGTAAAAGCGCAAAAATCGATTCACTTAGTTACAGGAATGGATTATAGTTTTGATATGTGGGACAGACCATTTAAACTAACCACAGAATTGTATTACAAAGATTTATCTGATGTAAACGCTTACTCTATTGACAATGTTAGAATTCGTTATAGAGCAGACAATGTTACAAAAGCGTATGCAACCGGATTGGATGTTCGCTTAAATGGTGAATTTGTTCCTGGTAGCGAAAGCTGGGTAAGCTTAGGGTATTTAAAAACCGAAGAAAATATAGATAATAGAGGTTATATTGCAAGACCTTCTGACCAACGTATCAAATTCGGAATTCTTTTTCAAGATTATGTTCCTAATTTACCAAACCTAAAAGCATACTTAAACTTGGTGTACAATACAGGTGTTCCGGGAGGTTCTCCTTCTTATGCAGATGTATACCAATATCAAAGTCGTTTAAGAGATTATAAACGAGCAGATTTAGGAGTTTCTTATATTTTTGTAGATGCGAATAAACAATATGAAACGGGTTGGTTGTCTAAATTTAAAGAATTATCCGCAGGTTTAGAGCTTTTTAATATGTTTGATATTCAAAACTCAATTACCAACACTTGGGTAAGAGATGTATACTCTAAAACACAATTCGGCATACCAAATTATATGACAGCTAGAGTTTTAAACTTTAAGGTTGGCATGAAATTTTAAATCAAAAATTTTATATCTTTACAAGTAACGAATCAATCTTTTTCTATGCAGATAGCTTCGTTACTTGTATTGACATTTTTTTTAATCTAAAATCTGAGCAGCGTGTGCTTTTGTTTTCACTTTTAATATAATATCTTCAATTACTCCTTTTTCATCTATTACGAAAGTTGTTCTGTGAATTCCATCATATTCTTTCCCCATAAACTTCTTTGGCCCCCAAACATTAAAAGCTTCAATTACAGCTTTATCTTCATCCGCTAAAAGCGGAAAAGGCAATTCGTTTTTATTGATAAAATTTTGCTGTCTTTTTTCTGAATCTGCACTTACGCCTAAAACATCATATCCTTTTGCTAAAAAAGATTGATAGTTGTCGCGTAAATCACACGCCTCATTAGTACAACCTGGTGTACTTGCTTTTGGGTAAAAGAATAATACTAGCTTTTTACCTGCATAATCAGAAAGCTTAATGGTGTTTCCAGCATTGTCTTTTGCTTCAAACTGTGGAGCATTATCTCCTATTTTTAGTGATGTCATTTTTAATTATTTTTATTACAAAGATACAAAGTAACAAAGTTTTCTTCAAGTTTAAAGTCGATAGCTTAATAAAAAGTAAATCTGTATTTATGCTTTCATTCTAATCAACTATAAATCAATAAAAATTTCTAATGTCACACTGAGATTGAAGAAGTGCTTTTAAAATAGTCTTCGACAAGCTCAAACTGATATATAATAGATAAATGTTTATTTAGTATAATTAACAAAAAAGTGAGTTTAAATCTAAAATATGATCAAATTAGCACCAAACACAATTAAAACTCCAAATGTCACACTGAGCTTGTCGAAGTGCATCCAAAATAGTCTTCGACAAGCTCCGACTGACATATAATAGATACATTGTTATTTAGTATCATTAATAAAAAAAGTGAGTTTAAATCTAAAATATGATCAAACTAGCACTGCTCCCAATTAAAACTCTAAATGTCACACTGAACTTGTCGAGGTGCATCCAAAACAGTCTTCGACAAGCTCAGACTGACATATTATAGATACATTGTTCTTGCGAAAGATTAACAAAAAATTGAATTAAAAACTAAAACAGTATCAAGTTAAGAATGGTCCCAATTAAAACTCTAAATGTCACACTGAGCTTGTCGAAGTGCATTCAAAACAGTCATCGACAAGCTCAGACTGACATATTATAGATACATTGTTCTTTAGTATCATTAATAAAAAAAGTGAGTTTAAATCTAAAATATGATCAAACTAGCACCAAACACAATAAAAATCTCTAACGTCACACTGAGCTTGTCGAAGTGCATTAAAAATAGTCTTCGACAAGCTCAAACTGACATATTATAAATACATTGTTATTTAGCATAATTAACAAAAAAAGTGAGTTTAAATCTAAAATATGATCAAACTAGCACCAAACACAATAAAAATCTCTAATGTCACACTGAGCTTGTCGAAGTGCATCCAAAAGAGTCTTCGACAAGCTCTGACTGACATATTATAGATACATTGTTATTTAGTATAATTAACAAAAAAAGTGAATTTAAATCTAAAATATTATCAAATTAGCACCAAACACAATAAAAATCTTTAATGTCACACTGAGCTTGTCGAAGTGTTTTTCAATCTAAAAGTTAATTCATAAAAACAAATAAAGTTTCAACTAGAACTTTGTAAATTTACAACTTGTAAACTTTGCAACTCAAAAAAATGACCAAACAAGAAAAAGTACAATTTGTAATTGATACACTTGAAGAAAAATATCCGGAAATACCTATTCCTTTAGATCATAAAGACCCGTATACCTTATTAATTGCTGTTTTACTTTCTGCACAATGTACAGATGTAAGAGTAAATAAAATTACGCCTTTATTGTTCGCTAAAGCGGATAATCCTTTTGATATGGTAAAAATGACCGTAGAAGAAATTAAAGAAATTATTCGTCCTTGTGGTTTATCGCCAATGAAAAGTAAAGGAATACATGGTTTATCTCATATTTTAATTGATAAATACAATGGTGAAGTTCCTCAAAGTTTTGAAGGTTTAGAAGAATTACCTGCTGTGGGCCATAAAACGGCAAGTGTAGTTATGAGTCAGGCTTTTGGTGTCCCCGCTTTTCCAGTAGATACTCATATTTTAAGATTGATGTACCGCTGGAATTTAAGCAACGGAAAGAGTGTTGCACAAACAGAAAAAGATGCAAAACGTTTATTTCCTAGAGAATTATGGAACGATTTACATTTGCAAATTATTTGGTACGGACGAGAATATTCTCCGGCACGTGGTTGGGATTTAGACAAAGATATTATTACAAGTACTGTTGGTAGAAAAACCGTTTTAGACGAATATCATAAAAAAAATTAGGTTGTCTAAAAAGTAATTATTTGTCAATCTAAATTTATTTCAGATTCTTTTTAAACTGTAATTCAGCAAGTTAAAACACTTAAACAAGTTTAAAACGACAAGATTTATTACTTTTAGACAACCTCACTTAGATCTAAAAAGAGTTTATGCACTAGGTATTGCTTCACCTATTAATATTTCTCCTGCTATTATTTCAAAAGTATTATTAACCGCTGCAGTATCATGTAAAGCATGCACCAAAGTTTGTGCAACATCATCTCTACTAATTTCACCCGATTTATTTAATTTACTACTCAATTCTATTTTACCCTTTCCTTTTTCATTATTTAAGGCTCCTGGTCTTACAATAGAATAAGGCATGTTACTTTCTCTTAAATAAGTATCTGCATTTTGTTTTGCCTTTAAGTAATCTTTAAGCGTGTCTGAACTTTCTGGGTTATCGGCTCCCATAGAACTTAACATTACAAACTTTTTAACTTTTGTATGCTTACCAGCGTCTATTAACTTCTTGGCGCCTTCTTGATCTACGGCAACTACTTTTTTACCACCAGAACCGGCAGCGAAAATAATTTTATCAATATTTTCTGTTGTAAATGAAACGTCCTTTTCTAAATCTGCTAAAATAGTTGTTACATTTTCATCTTCAAATTGCTTTTTCTGACTCTCTTTACGAACCATAGCAATTGGATTAAAATATTGTGATTTTTGTAATAAGTTTACTATCTTTTTTCCTGTGCTACCATTTGCACCTGCTACTAATATATTTTCCATGACTGCAAGTTCCGTAAAAACCAGAAAGTATTTTACCTCATATCGTCTAAAAAAGAATGCATACAAAAAAAAGCTCCAACGTTAGTTGAAGCTTTTTCCTCTCTTAATTCAAATTCAATTCAATGAAGTCTTTAGATTTGGTTTTTACAAAAGTTAGCGATTTGGAAAAATTAATCAAAAGTTGAATTGTTTCTTGTGTAGGTTGCATCTGTAAATTAGAAGGCTTTTTAGAGTAAAGTTGCATCATATAGTTTATTTAATAAATTGGTTATAAACAACTAACGACATCTTTTTTCTTTTATTGTTAATCTACTAAAATAATTTTATGCTTCTCTATTAACTTGCGCATGTTTATAAGTGCATAGCGCATTCTACCCAATGCTGTATTAATGCTAACACCAGTATTTTCGCTAATTTCTTTAAAACTCATATCTTTATACATACGCATTATCAAAACCTCTTTTTGTTCTTCTGGTAATTCGTTTATAAGCTCTCTAACATCTGTATGTATCTGATCTTTTATAATTTGTTTTTCAGCATTTAGGTTTCCATCTCCTAACACAGAAAAAATATCAAATTCATTTGTATTTTTAAAAGAAGGCATTCTATTTGTTTTTCTAAAATGATCTATCACCAAATTATGAGCAATTCTCATAACCCAAGGTAAAAATTTACCTTCCTCATTATAGGTTCCTTTTTTTAGAGTTCTAATAACTTTTATAAATGTGTCTTGAAAAACGTCTTCTGTAATATCTCTATCTTTAACTTTACTATAAATAAAGCTAAACAGTCTTTGTTGATGTCTTTTAATTAAAACCGCTAAAGCAGCTTCATCACCTTTAATGTAATCGGTTACTAAAAGACTATCTGTAATTGAGTTTTTTTCCATCATAACTACCTTTGAAGAACAAGTTGCTCTTCTTTTTTATATTAAATTAATAATTTAAAAGTAGTTTTTTAGGTATATGCGGCTAATTTAGTGATGCTTATGAGATTCAAATATCATTATTATTTTTCAATTCAACAAATATTTCAGCAAAATTCATTCACATTTGTTTTATAATGGTTTAAAAAAAAGGTATTTTTATAGCTTATATTTTTCATAAATGAAGACTGACATTTCTAAAGTAAACCCGAAAGAAAATATTATAATTAAAGGAGCTAGACTCCACAACCTAAAGAACATAGATGTAGTTATACCGAGAAATAAATTGGTGGTAATTACAGGTCTTTCTGGTTCTGGAAAGTCATCTTTAGCTTTTGATACGCTATATGCAGAGGGTCAAAGACGTTATGTAGAGAGTTTAAGTTCGTATGCGCGTCAGTTTTTAGGAAAATTGCACAAGCCAAAAGTAGATTATATTAAAGGTATTGCACCTGCAATTGCTATTGAGCAAAAAGTGAATTCTACAAACCCACGTTCTACCGTAGGTACCTCAACAGAAATTTACGATTATATAAAATTATTATACGCAAGAATTGGTAGAACCTTCTCGCCTATTTCTGGTAAAGAAGTTAAAAAAGATACGGTTTCTGATGTTGTTAATTTTGTAAAAGAGTTTGACGAGAAAACAAAACTGTTATTATTAGCACCTATTTCTATTGATGAAAACCGCGATCTAAAAACTGTTTTACAGGTTTTAGAACAACAAGGATATGCACGTTTAAAATGGAATGATACTGTTTATAGAATTGCAGATTTTCCGCAAGCGGATTTTAAAAACGAACCTTTATATTTAGTAGTAGATAGAATTGTAACCAAAGACAATGAAGATTTTTTTAATCGATTAGCAGATTCCATTCAGACTGCTTTTTTTGAAGGAAAAGGCATTTGTTTTATAGAGAATTTAGCAGACAATAAAGTCGCAGAATTTAGTAATAAATTCGATTTAGATGGCATGTCTTTTTTAGAACCCAACACACATTTATTCAGTTTTAACAATCCGTATGGTGCTTGCCCAACTTGTGAAGGATATGGAAACGTCATTGGTATTGATGAAGACTTAGTGATACCCAATACAGGTTTATCAATAATGGAAGATTGTATTTTTCCGTTTAAAACGCC
Protein-coding regions in this window:
- the bcp gene encoding thioredoxin-dependent thiol peroxidase, whose translation is MTSLKIGDNAPQFEAKDNAGNTIKLSDYAGKKLVLFFYPKASTPGCTNEACDLRDNYQSFLAKGYDVLGVSADSEKRQQNFINKNELPFPLLADEDKAVIEAFNVWGPKKFMGKEYDGIHRTTFVIDEKGVIEDIILKVKTKAHAAQILD
- a CDS encoding cell division protein ZapA, yielding MGKLKINIVIAGRTYPLSVNNTKEEEGMRKAATAINKLISMYEENYAVSDKQDVLAMCALQFASKAEIASLEKDSTDREVVDKIKALTNLVDAHLK
- a CDS encoding SDR family oxidoreductase, with protein sequence MENILVAGANGSTGKKIVNLLQKSQYFNPIAMVRKESQKKQFEDENVTTILADLEKDVSFTTENIDKIIFAAGSGGKKVVAVDQEGAKKLIDAGKHTKVKKFVMLSSMGADNPESSDTLKDYLKAKQNADTYLRESNMPYSIVRPGALNNEKGKGKIELSSKLNKSGEISRDDVAQTLVHALHDTAAVNNTFEIIAGEILIGEAIPSA
- a CDS encoding carboxypeptidase-like regulatory domain-containing protein, producing MTILKGTVNDKDKQPIEKVSIKYNNVGTTTDKNGNYSMRIPYKEEITLVFSHLAYRTFTKNYIGNSRNGVRYSVILSSKTEELKEIVIKDNVRNAQGIQKIDVAVVKNVIGPNAGVENVLMTLPGVSNNNELSTQYNVRGGNFDENLVYVNGIEIYRPFLIRSGQQEGLSFINSNMVQNINFSAGGFQAKYGDKLSSVLDITYKKPTETATTIDASLLGASVTFEGNFLNKKLSTITGVRYRDNSLFVNSKQIETNFRPQFTDVQTYLSYEFSEKFTLNFLGNFSLNDYNYQPISRRTRFGTVADPLELIVFYSGQEQDKYLTMFGAFSADYKVNEDFTLTATASRYNTQEEEHFDIAAAYNLGEVDANIGSENFGEVDFSQGIGSQLNHARNDLDALITNLQIKGTIKKDDIQWNFGAKYQKEDIRDRIREWEMIDSLGFSIRPPHHTSNKQPYQPFEGEITPYQNIRKDNNVAINRLSAFVQFNQRSFWNEHEVFYNLGLRAQGWSVTGNGIESKNQTIISPRGQFAIKPNWDKDMLFRISGGWYSQPPSYRELRDFNGDINVDVKAQKSIHLVTGMDYSFDMWDRPFKLTTELYYKDLSDVNAYSIDNVRIRYRADNVTKAYATGLDVRLNGEFVPGSESWVSLGYLKTEENIDNRGYIARPSDQRIKFGILFQDYVPNLPNLKAYLNLVYNTGVPGGSPSYADVYQYQSRLRDYKRADLGVSYIFVDANKQYETGWLSKFKELSAGLELFNMFDIQNSITNTWVRDVYSKTQFGIPNYMTARVLNFKVGMKF
- the nth gene encoding endonuclease III; protein product: MTKQEKVQFVIDTLEEKYPEIPIPLDHKDPYTLLIAVLLSAQCTDVRVNKITPLLFAKADNPFDMVKMTVEEIKEIIRPCGLSPMKSKGIHGLSHILIDKYNGEVPQSFEGLEELPAVGHKTASVVMSQAFGVPAFPVDTHILRLMYRWNLSNGKSVAQTEKDAKRLFPRELWNDLHLQIIWYGREYSPARGWDLDKDIITSTVGRKTVLDEYHKKN
- a CDS encoding RNA polymerase sigma factor — translated: MEKNSITDSLLVTDYIKGDEAALAVLIKRHQQRLFSFIYSKVKDRDITEDVFQDTFIKVIRTLKKGTYNEEGKFLPWVMRIAHNLVIDHFRKTNRMPSFKNTNEFDIFSVLGDGNLNAEKQIIKDQIHTDVRELINELPEEQKEVLIMRMYKDMSFKEISENTGVSINTALGRMRYALINMRKLIEKHKIILVD
- a CDS encoding M23 family metallopeptidase; its protein translation is MRQTLFLFTLLAAFFGHSQEKYPKDYFRNPLGIPTILAGTFGELRSNHFHSGVDIKTQGREGLKIYAAADGYISRIKVAQFGFGKAIYITHPNGFTTVYAHISKYADKIQEYVKAIQYKKENYETGNLFFKPNQFPIKKGEVIAFSGDTGSSGGPHLHYEIRDTATEHIINPLFFGLNPIDTNPPLFQDLKIYPLNSNARINNKNKSTVISLNSIEKGQYKVGKITASGAIGFGVNVFDRLDKATNKNGIFSLEMLVNGKRFYYHDVETFSFPESKFINLLIDYPHYIKYKKKYQKTYKDDVNKLSIYKDLVNNGKLDILNGLNYNIEIIAKDYKGNASYLKIPIAGTENNTIFMQPADTTAYKIVAKNFYKFTEDNVTVAFPKNTFYEDLYLDFKVDKGVAKIHRPTIPLAKNFTLTFNVSKYSEAEKKQLYIANVKNAKYPRFQYTRKKDSTFYTTTKTLGNYALMSDTHKPKVNVLYFKDNQWISKRKTIKVKISDIGSGIKNYRATLNDEWILMEYNHKKRILTYNFSDKKLVGSKHIFKIVVSDNVGNTNTFSTTFFKKQVN